The genomic stretch AATGGACGCTGAAAGCTTCGCAGCCAACCGGCCTTGTCCTGGACGCGAATGCGCGTCGTTTGTACGTTGCTGTTAGGTATGCGGTCGTAACGCTCGATGCCGATTCGGGGACCGAACTGAGCCGTGTGGGCGCGCCCGCAGGTGTGGACACGCTGTGGCTAGATCAAACGAGCGGAACGCTGTTCGCCACTTCAGGCGGTACCGTTTCTATTTTCAAGACGCGCAGTGGCGGACTGACCCGCGAAGCCGAACTAAACATGGACGTACGAAGTAACTCTCTGGCTTACGATCCGGAGTCGAAGCTGATCTACGTTCCCGGCGCGAGGGAAGGACGCTCGAAATTGCTCATCCTGAAACCGCTGGAAGGAAACGCCGTCGCGTTTACCAGCAGGCATGGAAAAGGCGCTGCAGAAGGGCAATAGCAACGTCGTAAAATACCGGTGTGAACATCACGCCGAAAGAATTTCAATCACTCGCTAACCGCACTACTGAGATCCTTACGCAATTTCTTCGGGAGCTCGATAGCATCCCAGCCTTCCCCAAGACCAGCGGAGAACAATCTGCACAGATGTTCGGCGGACCAGTGCCCGAGCAGGGCATAGGCGCACAGGCGCTCGATGCCATTCCGGACGTGTTTGCTCACTCTCGTCCGCCCAGCCCAAGGTTCTTCGGATACGTACTGGGGTCGGGTGACCCGGTGGCGGCCACCGGCGATTTCATCGCATCCGTCTTGAACCAGAACGTGACCGCTTGGCGATCGGGCCCGGCCGCGATCTCAATCGAACGCACCGTGATTCGGTGGATCGCAGAAGCGATGGGCTGCGGCGGTTTCACGGGGAGCCTCACCGGAGGCGGATCGTCAGCGAACCTGATGGGTTTGGCCATGGCGCGAGAGGCCAAGATGCCTTCGAACGAGGAAGGCGCCAAACCGGCGGTGGTATATGCCTCGACGGAGGTTCACATGTCGATCCCCAAGGCTGTGGCACTGCTCGGACTCGGACGCAACCATGTCCGTTATATTCCGGTGTTGTCGGATTTCCGCATGGACGTGGATGCCCTTAAGAAAGCAGTAGAGGAAGATCGCAAGACCGGCAAGCGCGCCATCGCTGTTGTGGCTAATGGTGGAACCGTTAATGCCGGCTCTATTGACGACTTACAAGCAATAGCTAAAGTAACACATGAGAATGGTTTGTGGTTCCACATTGATGGGGCGTATGGATTACTTGCGGCACTGGCTGCCCCGGAGAAATTCCGGGGCATAGAGCTGGCGGATTCGTTTTCTCTGGATCCTCACAAGTGGCTTTACCAGCCTCTCGACTGCGGCATGTTGTTGTATCGGGATTCCGAAATTGCCCGCAAGACGTTCGCATATTCGGGTGACTACACGAAGGTCCTCAACACTGAGCCGCTTGAGGGTTATGCCTTCTTCGAGGAGTCGATCGAGCTGTCGCGCCGATTCAGGGCGCTGAAGCTGTGGCTATCGTTGCGCTATCACGGTCTAGCGGCATTCCGGAAGGCGATCCAGAAGGACCTTGACCATGCCCAAATGCTTGCCGGACTCGTGGACGATGAACCCAGGCTGGAACGCATGGCATCGGTGACGCTTAGCGCTGTCTGCTTCCGGTGGAAAAACGCGTCGGATGATTTCAACCAAAAATTGATGAAGCGGATTGTGCACCGAGGACGGGTATTCCTGTCGAACGCGACGATCAACGGGCAGTTTGCGCTGCGGTGCTGCTTCGTCAATCACCGAACGACGGAAGCTGACGTCAGGGCGATCATCGAGGAGACGGTTGCAGCCGCCAACGATCTGTTGACGTCCGACCGCACTTGAGGACGGGTTACTTCTTTTTGTCCGGCAGCGCCTCGTGAGTCTTTTCGCGGATATGAGCTTTGAGTCCGGTTCCGAGTGATACGGCGGATTCTCCGAATTTATCTCGCAGTTTATCGGCTGCGGAAAGAGCATCTTTCCAGCGCTTTTGGCGATCGCCATCCAGGAGGTCGAGTTGTCCGGGGTCGTTGGAGAGCGACCCGGCATGCACGCCCAACAGCCGAATCTTCTCGTTTTTCTTCCAGTTGCGGCGGAAGAGTGAGCGCACGGTCTCGAAGATCTCCGTGTCAAGCTGCGTCAGTGTACTCAGCGACTGGGCGCGGGTGATGGTTGTGAAATCGCTGTAGCGCAGCTTCAGTTGGATGGTATGCGCATGAAGCTGATGCTCGCGCAGGCGACGGCCGACCATCTCGGACAGTCGGGCGAGCGTGGATTCGAGGACCTGGCTATCGGCGGTATCGTCGTTGAACGTGTGCTCATGACTGATGGATTTCGGGTCGGAGTCGGTCCCGATTTCTTCGTCGAACCAGCCGCCGGCATCGAGTCCATGCGACTTACCGGCCAGAGCAAGTCCCCACTTCCCAAACCGCTCTTCGAGAAAGTTCTCGTCAAGCTTGGCCAGATCACCCACTTTGCGGATCCCCAAGTCGTGCAGGTTCTTTTCCGTAACCTTGCCGACGCCGGGAATCTTCCGGACCTGTAGCGGCGCTAGAAATCGCGCTTCTTCAGTCGCGGGGATCCAGAGGACGCCATTGGGCTTGGCCTGATCGGAAGCAACTTTGGCGATCAACCGTGAGGTACCGATTCCGATGGAACAGTTGAGTCGTGTTTCGGACTTTACCTGCTGGTGCAGAGCATGCGCGGCCGCGAGCGGAGGCCCGTG from Terriglobales bacterium encodes the following:
- a CDS encoding pyridoxal-dependent decarboxylase; this encodes MFGGPVPEQGIGAQALDAIPDVFAHSRPPSPRFFGYVLGSGDPVAATGDFIASVLNQNVTAWRSGPAAISIERTVIRWIAEAMGCGGFTGSLTGGGSSANLMGLAMAREAKMPSNEEGAKPAVVYASTEVHMSIPKAVALLGLGRNHVRYIPVLSDFRMDVDALKKAVEEDRKTGKRAIAVVANGGTVNAGSIDDLQAIAKVTHENGLWFHIDGAYGLLAALAAPEKFRGIELADSFSLDPHKWLYQPLDCGMLLYRDSEIARKTFAYSGDYTKVLNTEPLEGYAFFEESIELSRRFRALKLWLSLRYHGLAAFRKAIQKDLDHAQMLAGLVDDEPRLERMASVTLSAVCFRWKNASDDFNQKLMKRIVHRGRVFLSNATINGQFALRCCFVNHRTTEADVRAIIEETVAAANDLLTSDRT
- the dinB gene encoding DNA polymerase IV; translated protein: MSTAAHRTVFHVDMDAFFVSVEELFDPSLKGKAVVVGGKADERGVVAAASYEARKFGVHSAMPLRTAHKLCPHAVFVYGHPERYREQSHKVRSVLQKFSPQVEMASIDEAYLEMTGTERLHGPPLAAAHALHQQVKSETRLNCSIGIGTSRLIAKVASDQAKPNGVLWIPATEEARFLAPLQVRKIPGVGKVTEKNLHDLGIRKVGDLAKLDENFLEERFGKWGLALAGKSHGLDAGGWFDEEIGTDSDPKSISHEHTFNDDTADSQVLESTLARLSEMVGRRLREHQLHAHTIQLKLRYSDFTTITRAQSLSTLTQLDTEIFETVRSLFRRNWKKNEKIRLLGVHAGSLSNDPGQLDLLDGDRQKRWKDALSAADKLRDKFGESAVSLGTGLKAHIREKTHEALPDKKK